A genomic stretch from Streptococcus oralis includes:
- a CDS encoding 16S rRNA pseudouridine(516) synthase has protein sequence MRLDRLLAQEKISRKAMKQALLKKEILVDDFPARSLAQNVDTGLQKLVFQGRQIQGYEHNYLMLHKSNGVVTASKDKKLPTVMDLVPKNIQSDQLYAIGRLDRDTTGLLLLTDNGPLGFQLLHPQYHVDKSYQVVVNGPLTSDHIQKFKEGIVFLDGTTCKPAQLEILSASPTESQASITISEGKFHQVKKMFLSVGVKITALKRVQFGDFTLDPELAEGQYRPLNPEELEIIKNYLEMSR, from the coding sequence ATGCGTTTAGATAGATTATTAGCCCAAGAAAAGATCAGTCGCAAAGCTATGAAACAGGCTCTATTAAAAAAAGAAATCCTAGTGGACGATTTTCCAGCTCGCTCCCTCGCTCAAAATGTCGATACTGGATTACAGAAATTAGTCTTTCAAGGGAGGCAAATCCAAGGCTACGAGCACAACTACCTCATGCTTCATAAATCAAACGGAGTCGTTACAGCTAGCAAGGATAAGAAACTTCCAACCGTCATGGACCTAGTCCCCAAAAATATCCAGTCAGACCAACTCTACGCGATAGGTAGGCTAGACCGCGATACGACAGGACTGCTCCTTTTGACAGACAATGGACCTCTTGGATTTCAACTCCTTCATCCCCAGTACCATGTCGATAAATCCTATCAAGTGGTGGTAAACGGACCGCTCACGTCAGACCATATCCAAAAATTCAAAGAGGGGATTGTCTTTCTAGACGGGACCACTTGTAAACCTGCTCAGCTTGAAATTCTGTCCGCAAGTCCAACAGAGAGCCAGGCCTCCATCACCATCTCTGAGGGCAAGTTTCATCAAGTCAAGAAGATGTTTCTATCAGTTGGTGTCAAGATAACTGCCCTAAAACGCGTCCAATTCGGTGATTTTACATTAGACCCAGAGCTAGCAGAAGGGCAATACCGTCCCTTGAATCCAGAGGAATTGGAAATCATAAAAAACTACTTAGAGATGAGTCGATAA
- the typA gene encoding translational GTPase TypA: MTKLREDIRNIAIIAHVDHGKTTLVDELLKQSETLDARTELAERAMDSNDIEKERGITILAKNTAVAYNGTRINIMDTPGHADFGGEVERIMKMVDGVVLVVDAYEGTMPQTRFVLKKALEQDLVPIVVVNKIDKPSARPAEVVDEVLELFIELGADDDQLDFPVVYASAINGTSSLSDDPADQEKTMAPIFDTIIDHIPAPVDNSDEPLQFQVSLLDYNDFVGRIGIGRVFRGSVKVGDQVTLSKLDGTTKNFRVTKLFGFFGLERREIQEAKAGDLIAVSGMEDIFVGETITPTDAIEPLPILHIDEPTLQMTFLVNNSPFAGKEGKWVTSRKVEERLQAELQTDVSLRVDPTDSPDKWTVSGRGELHLSILIETMRREGYELQVSRPEVIVKEIDGVKCEPFERVQIDTPEEYQGSVIQSLSERKGEMLDMISTGNGQTRLVFLVPARGLIGYSTEFLSMTRGYGIMNHTFDQYLPLIPGEIGGRHRGALVSIDAGKATTYSIMSIEERGTIFVNPGTEVYEGMIIGENSRENDLTVNITKAKQMTNVRSATKDQTAVIKTPRILTLEESLEFLNDDEYMEVTPESIRLRKQILNKAEREKANKKKKSAE; this comes from the coding sequence ATGACAAAATTAAGAGAAGATATCCGTAACATTGCGATTATCGCCCACGTTGACCACGGGAAAACAACCCTCGTTGACGAATTATTGAAACAATCTGAAACTCTTGATGCACGTACTGAATTGGCAGAGCGTGCTATGGACTCAAACGATATCGAAAAAGAGCGTGGAATTACCATCCTTGCCAAGAATACTGCTGTAGCTTACAATGGCACACGTATCAACATCATGGACACACCAGGACACGCGGACTTTGGTGGAGAAGTGGAACGTATCATGAAAATGGTTGATGGTGTTGTCTTGGTCGTAGATGCCTACGAAGGAACCATGCCACAAACTCGTTTCGTATTAAAAAAAGCCTTGGAACAAGACCTTGTTCCAATCGTGGTTGTTAATAAAATCGATAAACCATCAGCTCGTCCAGCAGAAGTAGTGGATGAAGTCTTGGAACTTTTCATCGAGCTTGGTGCAGATGATGACCAGCTTGATTTCCCAGTTGTTTATGCTTCAGCTATCAACGGAACATCTTCATTGTCAGATGATCCAGCTGATCAAGAAAAAACAATGGCACCAATCTTTGATACCATCATCGACCATATTCCAGCTCCAGTCGATAACTCAGATGAGCCTTTGCAGTTCCAGGTATCACTCTTGGACTACAATGACTTCGTAGGTCGTATCGGTATCGGTCGTGTCTTCCGTGGTAGTGTGAAAGTTGGGGACCAAGTTACCCTTTCTAAACTAGACGGCACAACGAAGAACTTTCGTGTTACAAAACTCTTCGGTTTCTTTGGTTTGGAACGTCGTGAGATCCAAGAAGCCAAAGCAGGTGACTTGATTGCCGTATCTGGTATGGAAGATATCTTTGTCGGTGAAACTATTACGCCGACGGATGCTATTGAACCACTTCCAATCCTACACATCGATGAGCCAACTCTTCAAATGACTTTCTTAGTCAACAACTCACCATTTGCTGGTAAAGAAGGTAAGTGGGTGACTTCTCGTAAGGTAGAAGAACGCTTGCAGGCAGAATTGCAAACAGACGTTTCCCTTCGTGTTGACCCAACGGACTCTCCAGATAAATGGACTGTTTCAGGACGTGGAGAATTGCATTTGTCAATCCTGATCGAAACCATGCGTCGTGAAGGCTATGAGCTTCAAGTATCTCGTCCAGAAGTTATCGTAAAAGAGATTGACGGTGTTAAATGTGAGCCATTTGAACGTGTTCAAATCGATACTCCAGAAGAATACCAAGGATCGGTTATCCAAAGTCTTTCCGAACGTAAGGGTGAAATGTTGGATATGATTTCAACTGGTAATGGTCAAACTCGTTTGGTCTTCCTTGTTCCTGCGCGTGGTTTGATCGGATATTCAACTGAGTTCTTGTCAATGACTCGTGGTTACGGTATCATGAACCATACCTTCGACCAATACTTGCCATTGATTCCAGGTGAAATCGGTGGTCGTCACCGTGGAGCCCTTGTTTCCATCGATGCTGGTAAGGCTACAACATACTCAATCATGTCTATCGAAGAGCGTGGTACGATCTTTGTCAACCCAGGTACTGAAGTTTATGAAGGAATGATCATCGGTGAAAACTCTCGTGAGAATGACTTGACAGTTAACATCACTAAGGCCAAACAAATGACCAACGTTCGTTCAGCTACCAAGGACCAAACAGCAGTTATCAAGACACCTCGTATCTTGACCCTTGAAGAGTCACTTGAGTTCTTGAACGACGATGAGTACATGGAAGTAACGCCGGAGTCTATCCGTTTGCGTAAGCAAATCCTCAACAAGGCAGAGCGTGAGAAAGCCAACAAAAAGAAAAAATCAGCTGAGTAA
- a CDS encoding DUF3165 family protein gives MVYLIIGILLLLLYVFATPQSIKGTVNIVILVFLVVALLILLMLSILQIFQLPTEFFVTIAMLALAYFSLRDITLMPVKKGKRR, from the coding sequence ATGGTCTATTTAATCATAGGGATACTCTTATTACTACTCTATGTATTTGCGACACCCCAAAGTATCAAAGGAACAGTCAACATCGTTATCTTGGTCTTTTTAGTTGTTGCACTCTTGATTTTGCTGATGTTGTCCATCTTGCAAATCTTCCAGTTACCGACAGAATTCTTTGTCACAATCGCCATGCTGGCTCTAGCCTACTTTAGCTTGAGAGATATTACGCTCATGCCTGTAAAAAAGGGTAAAAGAAGATAA
- a CDS encoding nucleobase:cation symporter-2 family protein, translating to MQTQEKHSQAAVLGLQHLLAMYSGSILVPIMIATALGYSAEQLTYLISTDIFMCGVATFLQLQLNKYFGIGLPVVLGVAFQSVAPLIMIGQSHGSGAMFGALIASGIYVVLVSGIFSKVANLFPSIVTGSVITTIGLTLIPVAIGNMGNNVPEPTGQSLLLAAITVLIILLINIFTKGFIKSISILIGLVVGTAIAASMGLVDFSPVAAAPLVHVPTPLYFGMPTFEISSIVMMCIIATVSMVESTGVYLALSDITKDPIDSTRLRNGYRAEGLAVLLGGIFNTFPYTGFSQNVGLVKLSGIKTRLPIYYAAGFLVLLGLLPKFGALAQIIPSPVLGGAMLVMFGFVSIQGMQILARVDFANNEHNFLIAAVSIAAGVGLNNSNLFVSMPTAFQMFFSNGIVVASLLAIVLNAILNRKKK from the coding sequence ATGCAAACTCAAGAAAAACACTCGCAAGCAGCCGTTCTTGGCTTGCAGCACTTACTAGCCATGTACTCAGGATCTATCCTAGTTCCCATCATGATTGCGACAGCCCTTGGCTATTCGGCTGAGCAGTTAACCTACCTGATTTCCACAGATATCTTCATGTGTGGGGTGGCAACCTTCCTCCAACTCCAACTCAACAAATACTTTGGAATTGGACTACCAGTCGTGCTCGGAGTTGCATTCCAGTCGGTCGCTCCCTTGATTATGATTGGGCAAAGCCATGGTAGTGGTGCTATGTTTGGTGCCCTTATCGCATCAGGGATTTACGTGGTTCTTGTTTCAGGCATCTTCTCAAAAGTGGCCAATCTCTTCCCATCTATCGTAACAGGATCTGTTATTACCACGATTGGTTTAACCTTGATTCCTGTCGCTATTGGAAATATGGGAAATAACGTTCCAGAGCCAACTGGTCAAAGTCTCTTGCTTGCAGCTATCACTGTTTTGATTATCCTCTTGATTAATATCTTTACCAAAGGATTTATCAAATCTATCTCTATTTTGATTGGTTTGGTTGTTGGAACTGCCATTGCTGCTAGCATGGGTTTGGTGGACTTCTCTCCTGTTGCAGCAGCACCTCTTGTCCATGTCCCAACTCCACTCTACTTTGGGATGCCAACCTTTGAAATCTCATCTATTGTCATGATGTGTATCATCGCAACGGTGTCTATGGTTGAGTCTACTGGTGTTTACCTAGCCTTGTCTGATATCACAAAAGACCCAATCGACAGCACGCGCCTGCGCAACGGTTACCGCGCAGAAGGTTTGGCCGTACTTCTCGGAGGAATCTTTAACACCTTCCCTTACACAGGATTTTCACAAAACGTTGGTTTGGTTAAATTATCAGGTATCAAGACTCGCCTGCCAATCTACTACGCAGCTGGTTTCCTCGTTCTCCTTGGACTCCTTCCTAAGTTTGGTGCCCTTGCCCAAATCATTCCGAGCCCTGTCCTCGGTGGTGCTATGCTGGTGATGTTTGGTTTTGTATCTATTCAAGGGATGCAAATCCTCGCCCGTGTTGACTTTGCTAACAATGAACACAACTTCCTTATCGCAGCAGTTTCAATCGCTGCAGGTGTCGGACTCAACAACAGTAATCTCTTTGTCAGCATGCCGACAGCCTTCCAAATGTTCTTCTCAAACGGAATCGTCGTAGCCAGCCTACTTGCCATTGTCCTCAATGCCATCCTAAACAGGAAGAAGAAATAA
- a CDS encoding xanthine phosphoribosyltransferase → MKLLEERILKDGHILGDNILKVDSFLTHQVDFSLMREIGKVFAEKFATAGITKVVTIEASGIAPAIFTAEALNVPMIFAKKAKNITMNEGILTAEVYSFTKQVTSTVSIAGKFLSPEDKVLIIDDFLANGQAAKGLIQIIEQAGATVEAIGIVIEKSFQDGRDLLEKAGYPVLSLARLDRFENGQVVFKEADL, encoded by the coding sequence ATGAAATTACTAGAAGAGCGCATCCTTAAGGATGGGCATATCTTGGGTGATAACATCCTCAAGGTGGATTCCTTTTTAACTCACCAAGTTGACTTTAGCTTGATGCGAGAGATTGGTAAGGTTTTTGCGGAAAAATTCGCTACTGCTGGCATTACCAAGGTCGTAACCATTGAAGCTTCAGGCATTGCCCCAGCCATTTTTACAGCTGAAGCCTTAAACGTTCCCATGATTTTTGCTAAAAAAGCTAAAAACATCACTATGAACGAAGGTATCTTAACTGCCGAAGTTTACTCCTTTACCAAGCAGGTAACCAGCACCGTTTCTATCGCTGGAAAATTCCTCTCACCCGAGGACAAGGTCTTGATTATTGACGATTTCCTTGCTAATGGCCAAGCAGCTAAAGGCTTGATTCAAATCATCGAACAGGCAGGTGCCACAGTCGAAGCTATCGGTATCGTGATTGAAAAATCCTTCCAAGATGGTCGTGATTTGCTTGAAAAAGCAGGCTATCCTGTCCTATCACTTGCTCGTTTAGATCGTTTTGAAAATGGTCAGGTCGTATTTAAGGAGGCAGATCTCTAA
- a CDS encoding bleomycin resistance protein produces MDYQAIIPEFVVSDIEKSRHFYCDLLGFSVEYERPEEKFLFLSLEDCQLMLEEGSAEELAQLTYPFGRGVNISFGIADVPQLHQKMLEADYPIHRPLTKREFRVGNSFIYPHEFAVLDPDGYFLRFSE; encoded by the coding sequence ATGGACTATCAAGCTATCATTCCTGAATTTGTAGTATCTGACATCGAAAAATCACGCCACTTCTACTGCGACTTGTTGGGATTCTCTGTCGAATACGAGCGCCCCGAGGAGAAATTTCTCTTTCTCTCTCTTGAAGACTGCCAGCTCATGTTAGAAGAAGGCAGCGCAGAAGAATTAGCCCAACTGACCTATCCTTTCGGGCGCGGTGTCAATATTTCCTTTGGCATTGCAGATGTTCCTCAGCTCCACCAAAAAATGCTGGAAGCTGACTATCCTATCCATCGTCCCCTGACAAAAAGAGAATTTCGAGTAGGAAATAGCTTTATATATCCTCATGAATTTGCAGTTTTGGATCCAGATGGCTATTTTTTAAGATTTAGCGAGTAG
- a CDS encoding exodeoxyribonuclease III: MKLISWNIDSLNAALTSDSARAKLSQEVLQTLVAENADIIAIQETKLSAKGPTKKHLEILEELFPGYENTWRSSQEPARKGYAGTMFLYKKELTPTISFPEIGAPSTMDLEGRIITLEFDEFFVTQVYTPNAGDGLKRLEERQVWDVKYAEYLAELDKEKPVLATGDYNVAHNEIDLANPASNRRSPGFTDEERAGFTNLLATGFTDTFRHIHGDVPERYTWWAQRSKTSKINNTGWRIDYWLTSNRVADKVTKSDMIDSGARQDHTPIVMEIEL; encoded by the coding sequence ATGAAACTTATCTCATGGAATATTGATTCCCTAAACGCTGCCCTAACTAGTGACTCAGCTCGTGCCAAATTGTCCCAAGAAGTCCTACAAACCTTGGTCGCTGAAAATGCTGATATCATCGCTATCCAGGAAACCAAGCTTTCTGCCAAGGGTCCTACAAAGAAACACTTGGAAATTTTAGAGGAACTCTTCCCAGGTTACGAAAACACGTGGCGCTCTTCCCAAGAACCTGCCCGTAAAGGCTATGCTGGAACCATGTTCCTCTATAAGAAAGAACTTACGCCTACTATCAGCTTCCCAGAAATCGGTGCCCCTTCTACCATGGACTTGGAAGGCCGTATCATCACTCTAGAATTTGATGAATTTTTCGTAACCCAAGTTTACACTCCAAACGCTGGCGACGGTCTCAAACGCTTGGAAGAACGTCAAGTCTGGGATGTCAAATATGCGGAGTATTTGGCTGAACTAGACAAAGAAAAACCAGTCCTTGCGACCGGTGACTACAACGTAGCCCACAATGAAATCGACCTTGCAAATCCTGCTAGCAACCGCCGTTCACCTGGATTTACCGACGAGGAACGTGCTGGATTTACCAACCTCTTGGCAACTGGATTTACGGATACCTTCCGCCACATTCACGGCGATGTTCCAGAACGCTACACTTGGTGGGCACAACGCAGCAAGACTTCTAAAATCAACAATACAGGCTGGAGAATCGACTACTGGCTGACAAGCAACCGCGTGGCTGACAAGGTGACCAAGTCTGATATGATTGACTCAGGTGCGCGCCAAGACCACACACCCATTGTCATGGAGATTGAGCTCTAA
- a CDS encoding DUF3290 family protein: MKFYSYDYVLSQISQQNGIMIGFGIVLLAITGFFAFKAYRDKKGTKFRELVMILALTLVAMLLVTISKYQTNQASNNQFQTSLHFIEVVSKDLGVDKSEVYVNTSAATDGALIKVGSNFYRAMNGSQPDKYLLEKLELHQTDAIELVEVNK; encoded by the coding sequence ATGAAATTTTACTCATATGACTATGTACTTAGCCAAATCAGTCAGCAAAATGGCATCATGATTGGCTTTGGAATTGTTCTCCTAGCTATCACAGGATTTTTTGCTTTTAAAGCCTATCGAGATAAAAAGGGGACTAAGTTTCGGGAATTGGTCATGATTTTGGCCTTGACCTTGGTGGCCATGCTTTTGGTGACAATCTCAAAATACCAGACCAATCAAGCCTCTAACAACCAATTTCAAACTTCCCTTCATTTCATAGAGGTTGTTTCCAAAGACTTGGGGGTGGATAAATCAGAAGTTTATGTCAATACTTCTGCAGCCACTGATGGAGCACTTATCAAGGTAGGTTCAAATTTCTATCGTGCCATGAACGGGAGCCAACCAGACAAGTATCTTTTAGAGAAATTAGAATTGCATCAAACAGACGCTATTGAATTGGTGGAGGTAAACAAATGA
- a CDS encoding DUF421 domain-containing protein, producing MTLNYMEILIKLALGLFSLVFVINVTGKGNLAPNSAIDQIQNYVLGGIIGGVIYNSSISILQYAVILMMWTILVLTLKWLNNNVRFVKRLIDGKPTLLIKNGQIDPEACRSVGLSAAEVALKLRSQGIFQMKQVKCAVQEQNGQLIVVQIGDENPKYPVVTDGVIQVDVLESIGRSEEWLLDNLSKQGHDNVANIFIAEYDKGVVSVVTYE from the coding sequence ATGACACTCAATTATATGGAAATTTTAATCAAACTGGCCCTGGGTCTTTTCTCTCTTGTTTTTGTTATTAATGTGACAGGAAAGGGGAATCTAGCACCTAACTCTGCTATAGACCAAATTCAGAACTATGTTCTTGGTGGTATCATCGGTGGGGTGATTTACAATAGTTCAATCAGTATTCTGCAGTACGCAGTGATTTTGATGATGTGGACGATTTTGGTCTTGACCCTCAAGTGGCTCAATAACAATGTTCGTTTTGTCAAACGCTTGATTGATGGAAAACCAACTCTCCTTATCAAAAATGGGCAGATTGACCCAGAAGCCTGTCGTTCAGTTGGTTTGTCTGCAGCAGAAGTTGCTCTCAAACTTCGTAGCCAAGGGATTTTCCAGATGAAACAGGTCAAATGCGCTGTGCAGGAGCAAAATGGCCAACTCATCGTGGTCCAAATAGGAGATGAAAATCCTAAGTATCCAGTTGTGACTGACGGTGTGATCCAAGTCGATGTCTTGGAGTCGATTGGTCGTAGCGAAGAGTGGTTGCTTGATAATCTCAGCAAACAAGGACATGACAATGTAGCCAATATCTTTATCGCTGAGTATGACAAGGGTGTCGTCTCAGTCGTAACCTATGAATAA
- a CDS encoding ABC transporter ATP-binding protein: MSIIQKLWWFFKLEKHRYLVGIVALILVSVLNLIPPMVMGRVIDAITSGKLTQQDLLFDLFYLLLAAFGMYYLRYVWRMYILGTSYRLGQIMRSRLFEHFTKMSPAFYQTYRTGDLMAHATNDINALTRLAGGGVMSAVDASITALVTLLTMLFSISWQMTLVAILPLPFMAYATSRLGRKTHKAFGESQVAFSELNNKVQESVSGIKVTKSFGYQADELKSFQAVNELTFQKNLQTMKYDSLFDPMVLLFVGSSYVLTLLVGSLMVQKGQITVGNLVTFISYLDMLVWPLMAIGFLFNITQRGKVSYQRIEDLLSQESPVQAPEFPLDSIENGRLQYAIDSFAFENEETLTNVHFSLEKGQTLGLVGQTGSGKTSLIKLLLREYDVDKGAIYLNGHNIRDYRLTDLRSLMGYVPQDQFLFATSILDNIRFGKPNLPLSAVEKATKLAQVYQDIVDMPQGFDTLIGEKGVSLSGGQKQRLAMSRAMILDPDILILDDSLSAVDAKTEYAIIDNLKETRKDKTTIITAHRLSAVVHADLILVLQNGQIIERGRHDDLLALDGWYAQTYQSQQLEMKGEEDAE, encoded by the coding sequence ATGTCCATTATTCAAAAACTTTGGTGGTTTTTCAAGTTAGAAAAACACCGTTATTTAGTCGGGATTGTGGCCCTGATCTTGGTTTCCGTCCTCAATCTTATTCCCCCTATGGTTATGGGGCGGGTCATCGATGCCATCACATCGGGGAAATTAACCCAGCAGGACCTCCTTTTTGACCTATTTTACTTGCTTCTTGCGGCCTTTGGGATGTACTATCTGCGCTATGTTTGGCGTATGTATATCCTTGGAACTTCCTACCGTTTGGGGCAGATTATGCGATCTCGCTTGTTTGAGCATTTTACAAAAATGTCTCCAGCCTTTTATCAGACCTATCGGACGGGGGACCTGATGGCGCATGCAACCAACGATATCAATGCCTTGACTCGTCTGGCAGGAGGCGGTGTTATGTCTGCCGTGGATGCCTCTATCACGGCTTTAGTGACCTTGCTGACCATGCTCTTTAGCATTTCTTGGCAAATGACTCTGGTTGCCATTTTACCCCTGCCTTTCATGGCTTATGCGACCAGTCGTTTAGGGAGAAAGACTCATAAGGCTTTCGGAGAATCGCAGGTTGCCTTTTCTGAACTCAATAACAAGGTGCAGGAGTCTGTATCAGGTATTAAAGTGACCAAGTCTTTCGGTTATCAGGCGGACGAGTTGAAGTCCTTTCAGGCAGTCAATGAATTGACCTTCCAAAAGAACCTCCAAACCATGAAATACGATAGTCTCTTTGACCCTATGGTTCTCTTATTTGTTGGTTCCTCTTATGTTTTAACGCTTTTGGTAGGCTCCTTGATGGTTCAGAAAGGGCAAATCACGGTTGGGAATCTAGTTACCTTTATCAGCTACTTGGATATGCTGGTTTGGCCTCTTATGGCCATCGGCTTCCTCTTTAATATTACCCAGCGAGGGAAGGTTTCCTACCAGCGGATTGAAGATCTTTTGTCTCAGGAATCACCCGTACAAGCCCCTGAGTTTCCTCTAGACAGTATCGAAAATGGGCGCTTGCAGTATGCCATTGATAGCTTTGCCTTTGAAAATGAGGAAACACTGACAAATGTTCACTTTAGTTTGGAAAAAGGTCAAACGCTGGGCTTGGTTGGGCAAACAGGCTCTGGGAAAACATCTCTAATCAAACTGCTCTTGCGTGAATACGATGTGGACAAGGGTGCAATTTACCTAAACGGTCATAATATTCGTGACTATCGTCTGACAGACCTTCGCAGTCTCATGGGCTATGTTCCTCAGGACCAGTTCCTCTTTGCGACTTCGATTTTAGACAATATCCGCTTTGGCAAACCTAACTTGCCCCTTTCAGCGGTCGAGAAAGCGACTAAGCTAGCTCAAGTTTATCAAGACATTGTAGACATGCCTCAAGGATTTGATACACTGATTGGTGAAAAGGGAGTCAGTCTTTCTGGTGGTCAAAAGCAGCGTCTGGCCATGAGTCGGGCTATGATTTTAGACCCTGATATCTTGATTTTGGATGATTCTTTGTCGGCCGTGGATGCCAAGACGGAGTATGCGATTATTGACAACCTCAAGGAGACGCGAAAGGACAAGACAACCATTATTACGGCTCATCGCCTGAGTGCAGTTGTCCATGCAGATTTGATTTTAGTCCTGCAAAATGGACAGATTATCGAACGAGGTAGGCACGATGACTTGCTAGCCTTGGATGGCTGGTATGCCCAAACCTACCAGTCTCAGCAACTGGAAATGAAGGGAGAAGAAGATGCAGAATAA
- a CDS encoding ABC transporter ATP-binding protein yields the protein MQNKQEQWAVLKRLMSYLKPYGLLTFLALSFLLATTVIKSVIPLVASHFIDQYLSNLNQLAVTVLLAYYGLYLLQTLVQYVGNLLFARVSYSIVRDIRRDAFANMEKLGMSYFDKTPAGSIVSRLTNDTETISDMFSGILSSFISAVFIFLTTLYTMLVLDFRLTALVLLFLPLIFLLVNLYRKKSVKIIEKTRSLLSDINSKLAENIEGIRIIQAFNQEKRLQAEFDEINQEHLVYANRSVALDALFLRPAMSLLKLLGYAVLMAYFGYRGLYLGITAGTMYAFIQYINRLFDPLIEVTQNFSTLQTSMVSAGRVFALIDERTYEPLQKDSQAKITEGNIRFEHVCFSYDGKHPILDDISFSVNKGETIAFVGHTGSGKSSIINVLMRFYEFQSGRVLLDGVDIRDYSQEELRKNIGLVLQDPFLYHGTIKSNIAMYQDLSDEEVQAAAAFVDADSFIQDLPQGYDAPVSERGSSFSTGQRQLLAFARTVASQPKILILDEATANIDSETESLVQASLAKMRQGRTTIAIAHRLSTIQDANCIYVLDKGRIIESGTHEELLALGGTYHKMYRLQAGAMS from the coding sequence ATGCAGAATAAACAAGAACAATGGGCTGTATTGAAGCGCTTGATGTCCTATCTCAAGCCCTATGGACTCCTGACTTTTTTGGCACTCAGTTTTCTCCTTGCGACGACGGTCATTAAAAGTGTCATTCCCCTTGTAGCTTCCCACTTTATCGACCAGTACCTCAGTAATCTTAATCAACTGGCCGTGACCGTTTTGCTGGCCTACTATGGCCTTTATCTCCTACAAACTCTAGTTCAGTATGTCGGGAATCTTCTCTTTGCGCGGGTATCCTACAGTATTGTTAGAGATATTCGTCGCGATGCCTTTGCCAATATGGAGAAACTGGGCATGTCTTATTTTGACAAGACGCCAGCAGGCTCCATCGTTTCTCGTTTGACCAATGATACCGAGACCATCAGTGATATGTTTTCAGGGATTTTATCCAGCTTTATCTCAGCAGTTTTCATTTTTCTAACAACCCTTTATACCATGTTGGTGCTGGATTTTCGTTTGACAGCTTTAGTCCTGCTCTTTCTACCCTTGATTTTCCTGTTGGTCAATCTCTACCGGAAAAAGTCAGTGAAAATCATCGAAAAAACCAGAAGTCTCTTGTCAGATATCAATAGTAAGCTGGCAGAGAATATCGAGGGAATCAGGATTATCCAGGCCTTTAATCAAGAGAAGCGCCTGCAGGCAGAATTTGATGAAATCAACCAAGAACATTTGGTCTATGCCAACCGTTCTGTAGCCTTGGATGCCCTCTTTTTGAGACCTGCCATGAGTTTGTTGAAACTCCTAGGCTACGCAGTTTTGATGGCCTATTTTGGCTACCGTGGGCTTTATCTGGGAATAACAGCAGGAACTATGTATGCCTTTATCCAGTACATCAATCGTCTCTTTGACCCCTTGATTGAGGTGACGCAAAACTTTTCAACCCTTCAAACTTCTATGGTTTCTGCAGGCCGTGTTTTTGCCTTGATTGATGAGAGGACCTATGAACCCCTTCAAAAGGATAGCCAAGCAAAGATTACAGAAGGCAATATTCGTTTTGAACATGTGTGTTTCTCATATGATGGCAAACACCCGATTCTGGATGACATTTCTTTTTCAGTTAACAAGGGGGAAACCATTGCCTTTGTAGGTCATACAGGTTCGGGGAAATCATCTATTATCAATGTCCTCATGCGTTTTTATGAATTTCAGTCAGGCCGAGTTCTCTTGGATGGTGTGGATATTAGGGACTACAGTCAGGAAGAGCTGAGAAAGAACATCGGTCTGGTCTTGCAGGATCCCTTCCTCTATCATGGGACTATCAAGTCCAATATCGCCATGTACCAAGATCTTAGTGATGAAGAGGTCCAGGCTGCGGCTGCCTTTGTCGATGCAGATTCCTTTATTCAGGACCTTCCGCAGGGTTATGATGCCCCTGTTTCTGAGCGTGGTTCGAGCTTCTCTACTGGCCAGCGTCAGCTTCTTGCCTTTGCCAGAACAGTCGCCAGTCAGCCTAAAATCCTGATTTTGGATGAAGCAACAGCCAATATTGACTCTGAAACAGAAAGCTTGGTTCAAGCTTCCCTAGCCAAGATGAGGCAGGGGCGGACGACCATTGCTATCGCCCACCGCCTTTCTACCATCCAAGACGCCAACTGCATTTATGTCTTGGATAAGGGGCGCATCATCGAGAGTGGAACCCATGAGGAACTCTTGGCCTTGGGAGGAACCTATCACAAGATGTATCGTTTGCAGGCTGGAGCCATGTCCTAA